Proteins encoded by one window of Lycium barbarum isolate Lr01 chromosome 11, ASM1917538v2, whole genome shotgun sequence:
- the LOC132619984 gene encoding uncharacterized protein LOC132619984, which produces MVYEKYDAMERLVLWNNLYVLADGMVSPWLIRGDFNVILNEEENIGRLPVLPNEYEDFSFCLNSCELIEADHESFQSVITQNWHAEDERDVCLSFKEKVKKIKSVLSAWSRQYFGNIFKQLTIREDIVRIKEQLFEEALTEVNRMVLERAQAELKKYLHYDEEYWRQKSGYDCFAEEDRNTRFFHNIINGRWKRTQIRRIQSSDGNWIENANEIADEAISF; this is translated from the exons ATGGTCTATGAAAAGTATGATGCAATGGAAAGATTAGTATTATGGAATAACCTTTATGTTCTGGCTGATGGTATGGTATCTCCATGGTTGATAAGGGGTGATTTTAATGTGATTTTGAATGAGGAAGAGAATATTGGTAGGTTGCCAGTATTGCCAAATGAATATGAAGACTTTTCTTTTTGTCTTAATTCTTGTGAGCTGATTGAAGCAG ATCATGAATCTTTCCAATCAGTAATTACTCAGAACTGGCATGCAGAAGATGAAAGGGATGTATGCTTATCTTTTAAGGAGAAAGTGAAGAAGATTAAATCTGTTTTATCAGCATGGAGTAGGCAGTATTTTGGGAATATTTTCAAGCAGTTGACTATTAGAGAGGATATTGTTAGAATTAAAGAACAGTTGTTTGAAGAAGCCCTTACTGAAGTTAATAGAATGGTGTTAGAAAGAGCTCAGGCTGAGCTTAAGAAGTACTTGCACTATGATGAGGAGTATTGGAGACAAAAATCTGGTTATGATTGCTTTGCTGAAGAAGATAGAAACACTAGATTTTTTCACAATATTATCAATGGTAGATGGAAAAGAACTCAGATTAGGAGAATTCAGAGTTCTGATGGGAATTGGATTGAAAATGCTAATGAGATAGCTGATGAGGCTATTTCCTTTTAA